From Methanomicrobiales archaeon HGW-Methanomicrobiales-1, a single genomic window includes:
- a CDS encoding restriction endonuclease subunit R, translating into MNGEPEEVTRKKRIDPLLKAAGWSVVPFKNGMDISRFNKCALEEFPTANGPADYALCLDGKIIAVIEAKKVTLGPQNVLTQAERYATGIPGSPFNFSGFRVPFIYSTNGEIIWFHDLRNQLNRSRPIAKFHTADALAERLKEKFEASCQRLLEWENTHPMIRPYQAEANAAIEQAIRDRKRQMLIAMATGTGKTYTMVNQIFRLMESHVGKRILFLVDRRALAAQAVKAFASFEGRPGLKFDKAYEVYSQRFFREDFEEDEKFDPKVLPPNYLLEPKPGLAFVYVCTIQRMTINLFGRNALFGSSDEPIDEDAEQMDIPIHAFDLIVADECHRGYTSAEQSVWRKTLDHFDAIKIGLTATPAAHTMAYFREIVYRYDYARAVREGFLVDYDAVALDSNVRMNGIFLQAGEQVGVIDAATGAQSFDNLEDERQFDTTEVERTITSPDSNRKILTEIRKYAEEHEQRFGRFPKTLIFAVNDIPHTSHADQLVDLARDVFGKGDSFVQKITGKVDRPLQRIREFRNRPQPSVVVTVDMLSTGVDIPDLEFIVFLRPVKSRILFEQMLGRGTRKGERCPDKSHFVVFDCFGGTLFEYFRQATSITAEPPEKETRPISQVIKDIWDNRDREYNARVLVRRLQRIDKEMSGEARDLFAAFIPSGDMKRYAAGLQHALRRDFTGTMTLLRNPEFQNLLVHYPRPSRSMLVAYENEDTVSSRYIFRDSAGNEYKPEDYLSAFSQFVKENPEHIEAIRILLDRPKDWGTDALSELRLKLAATRYRFTVENLQMAHKVRYNKALVDIISMVKHAAREEEPLCTAEQRIHRVFDKMAYSISLTPEQQQWLDKIREHLIANLSISKDDFDIIPLFANEGGWGKANRVFNGELPVLIQQWNEAIAA; encoded by the coding sequence ATGAACGGTGAGCCTGAAGAAGTCACACGAAAGAAACGGATCGATCCCTTACTGAAAGCTGCAGGTTGGTCTGTTGTGCCTTTTAAGAATGGCATGGACATCTCCCGGTTCAACAAGTGCGCTCTTGAAGAATTTCCCACAGCAAACGGTCCCGCTGATTATGCACTCTGTCTTGACGGGAAGATCATTGCTGTTATCGAGGCAAAAAAAGTCACTCTCGGCCCGCAAAATGTGCTGACCCAAGCCGAACGGTACGCCACCGGGATTCCGGGCAGCCCGTTCAATTTCTCCGGCTTCCGGGTCCCTTTTATTTATTCCACAAATGGCGAGATCATCTGGTTCCACGATCTCCGCAATCAGTTAAACAGATCCCGGCCCATAGCAAAATTCCATACGGCGGACGCGTTAGCCGAACGGCTCAAAGAAAAATTCGAGGCGTCCTGCCAGCGTCTTTTGGAATGGGAAAATACGCACCCGATGATACGCCCCTACCAGGCTGAAGCGAATGCGGCAATCGAGCAGGCGATCCGTGACCGGAAGCGCCAGATGCTGATCGCAATGGCAACCGGGACTGGCAAGACCTACACGATGGTCAACCAGATCTTCAGGCTGATGGAATCCCATGTTGGAAAACGGATTCTCTTCCTCGTCGATCGCCGGGCTCTTGCAGCTCAGGCAGTCAAAGCATTTGCTTCATTTGAAGGCAGGCCCGGGCTGAAATTCGACAAGGCATATGAGGTCTACAGCCAGCGGTTCTTCCGCGAAGATTTTGAGGAGGATGAGAAATTTGATCCAAAAGTGCTCCCTCCGAATTACCTGTTGGAACCGAAACCCGGCCTTGCATTTGTCTATGTCTGCACGATCCAGCGGATGACGATCAATCTGTTCGGGCGTAACGCACTGTTCGGATCCAGCGATGAGCCAATCGATGAGGATGCGGAACAGATGGATATTCCGATCCATGCCTTTGACCTGATCGTTGCGGACGAATGCCACCGGGGATATACTTCAGCGGAGCAATCGGTCTGGCGCAAGACGCTGGATCATTTCGATGCGATCAAGATCGGGCTGACGGCTACCCCGGCAGCTCACACAATGGCCTATTTCCGGGAGATCGTGTACCGGTACGATTATGCCCGGGCGGTGCGGGAAGGGTTCCTGGTCGATTACGATGCGGTTGCTCTTGACTCAAATGTGCGAATGAACGGGATCTTCCTTCAAGCCGGGGAACAGGTCGGCGTGATTGATGCAGCAACCGGAGCACAATCGTTTGATAACCTTGAGGATGAACGGCAATTCGATACTACGGAAGTAGAACGAACCATCACTTCGCCGGACTCGAACCGGAAGATCCTTACCGAGATCCGGAAATACGCAGAAGAGCATGAGCAGCGGTTTGGCCGGTTCCCCAAGACCCTGATCTTCGCCGTGAATGATATTCCCCATACTTCCCACGCGGACCAGCTGGTGGATCTTGCCCGGGATGTTTTCGGGAAAGGGGATTCGTTTGTGCAGAAGATCACCGGTAAGGTTGACCGGCCGCTCCAGCGAATCCGCGAATTCCGGAACCGGCCACAGCCGTCGGTTGTAGTTACGGTGGATATGCTCTCGACCGGAGTGGATATTCCGGACCTGGAATTTATTGTCTTTTTGCGGCCGGTAAAATCCCGTATCCTCTTTGAGCAGATGTTGGGCCGGGGGACCCGGAAGGGCGAGCGATGCCCGGACAAATCCCATTTTGTGGTCTTTGATTGTTTTGGCGGTACGCTGTTCGAATATTTCCGGCAGGCTACCAGTATCACCGCAGAACCGCCCGAGAAGGAAACCCGGCCAATCTCGCAGGTGATCAAGGATATCTGGGATAACCGGGACCGGGAGTATAATGCCCGGGTGCTGGTGCGCCGGCTGCAGCGAATCGACAAGGAGATGAGTGGCGAGGCCCGTGACCTGTTCGCCGCGTTTATTCCTTCCGGCGATATGAAACGATACGCTGCCGGGTTGCAGCATGCACTCCGCCGGGATTTTACCGGGACAATGACGCTGCTCCGTAACCCGGAATTCCAGAACCTGCTCGTTCACTATCCCCGGCCTTCGCGCTCGATGCTGGTCGCGTATGAGAATGAGGACACCGTCAGTTCGCGGTATATCTTCCGGGATTCGGCAGGCAACGAGTACAAGCCGGAGGATTATCTTTCCGCATTCTCGCAGTTTGTCAAAGAGAACCCGGAGCATATCGAGGCGATCCGGATCCTGCTGGACCGGCCGAAAGACTGGGGAACAGATGCCCTGTCCGAGCTGCGGCTGAAACTCGCCGCAACCCGGTACCGTTTTACAGTTGAGAACCTCCAGATGGCCCACAAGGTGCGGTATAACAAGGCACTCGTGGATATTATCTCGATGGTGAAACATGCAGCCCGGGAGGAAGAACCGCTCTGTACTGCAGAGCAGCGGATTCACCGGGTCTTTGACAAGATGGCCTATTCAATCTCGCTGACTCCGGAACAGCAGCAGTGGCTCGACAAGATCCGCGAACACCTTATTGCAAATCTCTCGATCAGCAAAGACGACTTCGATATCATTCCTCTCTTTGCCAACGAAGGCGGATGGGGAAAAGCAAACCGGGTCTTCAATGGGGAATTGCCGGTCCTGATCCAGCAATGGAACGAGGCGATTGCAGCCTGA
- a CDS encoding XRE family transcriptional regulator yields the protein MSSSTISVEEKIRLLPPDLREEAIHYIDELVKRSKRVQPAPFRCAAEGTLAELGKHYSSVELQHKALEWREA from the coding sequence ATGTCTTCCTCAACAATTTCAGTTGAAGAAAAAATTCGTCTGCTCCCTCCCGATCTACGTGAAGAAGCAATTCATTATATCGATGAGCTGGTGAAACGCTCCAAACGAGTACAGCCGGCTCCATTCCGGTGCGCAGCTGAAGGTACACTTGCTGAACTCGGCAAACACTATTCCTCCGTTGAGCTCCAGCACAAAGCACTGGAGTGGCGGGAAGCCTGA
- a CDS encoding VapC toxin family PIN domain ribonuclease, which yields MYLLDTNIFLEYILRRSRVEEVRDFFKRADLTTLYISDFSLHTIGVLYLREHKSREYLIFVNEDLLASGIRVINITPDNFSKITGAADTFHLDFDDAYQYAVAVQNGLSIVSFDKDFDRTEKGRVEPKDLFC from the coding sequence ATGTACCTTCTCGACACCAACATTTTTCTCGAGTACATTCTCCGCCGCTCACGGGTAGAGGAAGTAAGGGATTTTTTTAAACGGGCCGATCTTACGACCCTGTATATCAGTGATTTCTCACTGCATACCATTGGCGTGCTTTACCTGCGGGAACATAAGTCCCGCGAATATCTCATATTTGTCAATGAAGATCTTCTTGCCAGCGGAATTCGTGTCATCAATATAACTCCCGATAATTTCTCAAAGATCACCGGGGCAGCAGACACGTTTCACCTGGATTTTGATGATGCGTACCAATATGCTGTCGCAGTGCAAAACGGGCTTTCAATTGTCAGCTTCGACAAGGATTTCGACCGGACGGAAAAAGGAAGAGTGGAGCCAAAGGATCTCTTCTGCTGA
- a CDS encoding TspO protein: protein MSMANLRSAALAAACILGPMVAGIVVGFLTMGGISTWYVTLNRPWFSPPNYVFGPVWTVLYLLMGISLYLVISQGWEKKPVKTGVTLFGLQMVANLAWSFLFFGMQSPIAGLADIFLLLVLIIATIVAFYRVSKPAAMLLVPYLAWVCIATALNAGIVLLN from the coding sequence ATGTCTATGGCTAATCTTCGTTCGGCCGCACTCGCAGCAGCCTGTATCCTGGGACCAATGGTCGCCGGTATCGTTGTGGGTTTCCTCACGATGGGCGGGATCTCTACCTGGTATGTCACGCTCAACAGACCCTGGTTCTCGCCACCAAATTACGTCTTTGGCCCCGTCTGGACCGTCCTCTACCTCCTGATGGGAATCTCATTGTACCTTGTCATCTCTCAGGGATGGGAAAAGAAACCCGTGAAAACCGGTGTGACTCTTTTTGGTCTCCAGATGGTAGCAAACCTGGCATGGTCGTTCCTTTTTTTTGGGATGCAATCACCCATCGCCGGCCTTGCAGACATCTTCCTGCTGCTCGTACTTATCATTGCAACAATCGTGGCATTCTACCGGGTATCAAAACCTGCCGCCATGCTGCTCGTTCCCTATCTTGCCTGGGTCTGCATCGCCACGGCCCTGAATGCCGGAATCGTGCTCCTGAACTGA
- a CDS encoding ArsR family transcriptional regulator, which translates to MLSPSSVPELAKLLGFLGNEQRLNILKAIAHEEKFAREISEEVGISRPLVNIYLKQFEKAGLVTGTNRIAEEPPYLKRYYKAVPFEFVVNLDLIGKLGDD; encoded by the coding sequence ATGCTGAGCCCATCTTCAGTCCCTGAATTGGCAAAACTCCTGGGATTTCTCGGGAACGAGCAGAGGCTCAACATTCTCAAAGCGATCGCCCACGAGGAGAAATTCGCGCGGGAGATCTCAGAAGAGGTTGGGATTTCGCGGCCTCTGGTGAACATATACTTAAAGCAGTTCGAAAAGGCCGGGCTTGTTACCGGAACGAACCGCATTGCCGAAGAGCCGCCATACCTTAAACGGTATTACAAGGCGGTGCCTTTTGAGTTTGTAGTAAACCTGGATTTAATCGGGAAACTTGGAGATGATTAG